A single genomic interval of Camelina sativa cultivar DH55 chromosome 11, Cs, whole genome shotgun sequence harbors:
- the LOC104725211 gene encoding polyadenylate-binding protein RBP47C has product MADTTTKVQSPETTTVVDDENQRVTTSPPPPAPQQPQWKGMRYPSPMVMPHHMMYAPPPYPPYHHHHLHPHHPFYHPHHHHYHQSRGNKHQNASNTENKTIWVGDLLYWMDENYLNSAFSSSGEISSVKVIRNKHNGSSEGYGFVEFVSHDVAEKVLQEFNGETMINAEQPFRLNWASFSTGEKRLESGPDLSIFVGDLAPEVTDTLLEKLFSEKYPSVKNAKVVIDGISGRSKGYGFVRFGDDSERSKAMLEMNGVKCSSRAMRIGPATPRKPSGYHHQGGYMSNGGLPRHDGESLNTTIFVGGLDSSVTDEDLRQPFTAFGDIVSVKIPIGRGCGFIQFVNRENAEEALEKLNGSLIGKQTVRLSWGHNTGNKQPRGEYAEHWVDHPYYGGQFYNGYGYMVPPHVDQRMYAAAPYGGYPVYGGHQQQQVS; this is encoded by the exons ATGGCAGACACCACCACCAAGGTTCAATCTCCAGAAACAACCACGGTGGTTGATGACGAGAACCAACGGGTAACAACATCGCCGCCGCCGCCAGCACCACAACAACCACAATGGAAAGGGATGAGGTACCCTTCTCCTATGGTAATGCCACATCACATGATGTATGCTCCACCACCTTATCctccttatcatcatcatcatcttcaccctCATCATCCGTTTTATCACCCGCACCATCACCACTACCATCAGTCTCGTGGTAACAAGCATCAGAATGCTTCGAATACTGAGAATAAGACTATTTGGGTTGGTGATTTGCTTTATTGGATGGATGAGAATTATCTTAATTctgccttttcttcttctggagaG ATTTCGTCGGTTAAGGTTATCCGCAATAAGCACAATGGTTCATCTGAAGGCTATGGGTTTGTGGAGTTTGTTTCCCACGATGTTGCGGAGAAGGTGTTGCAGGAATTCAATGGTGAAACTATGATAAATGCCGAGCAACCTTTCCGTTTAAACTGGGCTAGTTTTAGCACCGGTGAAAAGCGTTTAGAGAGTGGTCCTGATCTCTCGATTTTTGTGGGAGACTTAGCGCCAGAAGTCACTGATACTTTGTTGGAAAAACTATTTTCTGAGAAATATCCATCTGTCAAGAATGCAAAAGTTGTCATAGATGGCATCTCTGGTCGATCAAAGGGTTATGGCTTTGTGAGATTTGGAGATGATAGTGAGAGGAGCAAAGCTATGTTGGAGATGAATGGCGTGAAATGTTCTAGCCGCGCTATGCGAATTGGTCCTGCAACCCCTAGGAAGCCAAGTGGTTATCACCACCAAG GTGGGTATATGTCGAATGGTGGCTTGCCCCGACATGATGGTGAATCATTGAACACAACA ATATTTGTTGGAGGACTTGATTCTAGTGTCACAGACGAAGATCTTAGACAACCTTTTACTGCTTTTGGTGATATAGTCTCTGTCAAGATACCTATTGGCAGAGGATGTGGATTCATTCAGTTTGTGAACAG AGAAAATGCAGAGGAGGCTTTAGAGAAATTAAATGGGTCTCTGATTGGTAAACAAACTGTTCGCCTTTCTTGGGGTCATAATACTGGCAATAAACAG CCTAGAGGTGAGTATGCAGAGCATTGGGTTGACCACCCATACTATGGAGGACAATTTTACAATGGTTATGGATACATGGTACCGCCACATGTTGACCAGAGAATGTATGCTGCTGCACCTTATGGAGGTTATCCGGTTTACGGTGGTCATCAGCAACAACAAGTAAGCTGA
- the LOC104725213 gene encoding uncharacterized protein LOC104725213 isoform X1, with translation MMMSSTSSSNNSSSSTSSSSSYTRGRTNHSSANTKIGKKLKGGENSVVNRKALNQEKIIALQQDVEKLRKKLRLEENIHRAMERAFNRPLGALPRLPPFLPPPVLELLAEVAVLEEEMVRLEEHIVHCRQELYQEGASTSSLIANLKCSADLPKHWQNKSKSASSNATLSREPCSVSERRRGKENKLSANSIKTPVKIMSAAYTQLNKSLDAQKLEHESHRHSKTSAETRYYGGADDPNKISEDLVKCLSNIFMRMVKKAAAVTKSQENNKDTTFRDPYGTCTSFKRRDIGPYKYFNDVEAASVKRNRITSSSSSLFLIRQLKRLLGRLSSVNLQKLNHQQEKLAFWINVYNSCMMNGFLEHGIPESPDMVALMRKATINVGGHSLNAFTIEHFILRLPYHSKYISPKSSKKNEMAARSKFGLELSEPLVTFALSCGSWSSPAVRVYTAGKVEDELEVAKREYLEASVGISVAKMGIPKLMDWYSHDFAKDTGSLLDWICLQLPTELRKDALNCLQQGISQPPSTLVHIVSYDFTFRYLFAI, from the exons atgatgatgagtagcaccagcagcagcaacaacagtagcagtagtactagtagtagtagtagttatACAAGAGGCCGAACAAATCACTCATCTGCAAATACGAAAATT GGGAAGAAATTGAAAGGTGGTGAAAATAGTGTTGTAAACCGAAAGGCTTTAAATCAAGAGAAGATAATTGCTCTGCAACAAGAT gttgaaaagctgaggaagaagctgaGACTTGAAGAGAACATTCACCGAGCAATGGAAAGAGCATTTAACAGACCTCTTGGAGCACTTCCTCGTCTTCCTCCGTTTCTACCTCCACCG GTCTTGGAGTTACTTGCAGAAGTGGCTGTACTCGAAGAGGAAATGGTTCGGTTAGAAGAACATATTGTGCATTGTAGACAAGAATTGTATCAAGAAGGAGCTTCTACATCTTCACTGATAGCAAACTTAAAATGCTCGGCTGATTTGCCTAAGCATTGGCAGAACAAATCCAAGTCAGCTTCCAGTAATGCTACTCTTTCGCGGGAACCGTGTTCTGTTTCAG AGAGGCGTAGGGGTAAAGAGAACAAGTTGAGTGCTAATTCTATCAAAACACCGGTGAAGATTATGTCAGCTGCTTATACACAATTGAATAAGAGTTTAGATGCTCAGAAACTAGAG CATGAAAGTCATAGGCATAGCAAAACAAGTGCAGAGACGAGGTATTATGGTGGCGCTGACGATCCAAATAAAATTTCGGAGGATCTTGTTAAGTGTTTGTCCAACATTTTCATGAGAATGGTAAAGAAAGCCGCAGCTGTTACAAAATCTcaagaaaacaataaagatacTACATTCAGGGATCCTTATGGAACTTGCACCAGCTTTAAAAGAAGAGATATTGGTCCATATAAGTATTTTAATGATGTTGAGGCAGCTTCAGTAAAACGAAATAGAATAACGTCGTCAAGTTCCTCTTTGTTTCTTATCCGCCAACTGAA acgTTTGCTTGGAAGACTTTCTTCAGTCAACTTGCAGAAACTTAATCATCAGCAGGAGAAGTTAGCTTTCTGGATTAACGTTTATAACAGCTGCATGATGAAT GGTTTCCTTGAACATGGAATACCAGAGAGCCCTGATATGGTGGCACTAATGCGAAAG GCGACTATAAATGTGGGAGGCCACTCTCTCAACGCATTCACGATCGAACACTTCATCCTACGCTTACCTTACCACTCAAAATAT ATTTCCCCTAAGAgttcaaagaaaaatgaaatggCAGCGAGGAGTAAATTTGGATTGGAATTGTCAGAGCCACTTGTAACATTTGCTCTCTCATGTGGTAGTTGGTCCTCACCCGCT GTACGGGTGTACACTGCTGGTAAAGTAGAGGATGAATTAGAGGTGGCGAAAAGAGAGTATTTGGAAGCATCGGTGGGGATATCCGTGGCGAAAATGGGGATACCAAAACTGATGGATTGGTATAGTCACGACTTTGCAAAGGACACTGGATCATTGCTTGATTGGATTTGCCTTCAGTTGCCTACTGAGTTGAGAAAAGATGCTCTCAACTGTCTTCAGCAAGGGATTTCTCAGCCCCCTTCTACTCTTGTCCATATTGTCTCTTATGACTTCACTTTTAGATACCTTTTTGCCatctga
- the LOC104725213 gene encoding uncharacterized protein LOC104725213 isoform X2: MMMSSTSSSNNSSSSTSSSSSYTRGRTNHSSANTKIKVRSISKLRLEENIHRAMERAFNRPLGALPRLPPFLPPPVLELLAEVAVLEEEMVRLEEHIVHCRQELYQEGASTSSLIANLKCSADLPKHWQNKSKSASSNATLSREPCSVSERRRGKENKLSANSIKTPVKIMSAAYTQLNKSLDAQKLEHESHRHSKTSAETRYYGGADDPNKISEDLVKCLSNIFMRMVKKAAAVTKSQENNKDTTFRDPYGTCTSFKRRDIGPYKYFNDVEAASVKRNRITSSSSSLFLIRQLKRLLGRLSSVNLQKLNHQQEKLAFWINVYNSCMMNGFLEHGIPESPDMVALMRKATINVGGHSLNAFTIEHFILRLPYHSKYISPKSSKKNEMAARSKFGLELSEPLVTFALSCGSWSSPAVRVYTAGKVEDELEVAKREYLEASVGISVAKMGIPKLMDWYSHDFAKDTGSLLDWICLQLPTELRKDALNCLQQGISQPPSTLVHIVSYDFTFRYLFAI; this comes from the exons atgatgatgagtagcaccagcagcagcaacaacagtagcagtagtactagtagtagtagtagttatACAAGAGGCCGAACAAATCACTCATCTGCAAATACGAAAATT AAAGTTAGATCCATTAGT aagctgaGACTTGAAGAGAACATTCACCGAGCAATGGAAAGAGCATTTAACAGACCTCTTGGAGCACTTCCTCGTCTTCCTCCGTTTCTACCTCCACCG GTCTTGGAGTTACTTGCAGAAGTGGCTGTACTCGAAGAGGAAATGGTTCGGTTAGAAGAACATATTGTGCATTGTAGACAAGAATTGTATCAAGAAGGAGCTTCTACATCTTCACTGATAGCAAACTTAAAATGCTCGGCTGATTTGCCTAAGCATTGGCAGAACAAATCCAAGTCAGCTTCCAGTAATGCTACTCTTTCGCGGGAACCGTGTTCTGTTTCAG AGAGGCGTAGGGGTAAAGAGAACAAGTTGAGTGCTAATTCTATCAAAACACCGGTGAAGATTATGTCAGCTGCTTATACACAATTGAATAAGAGTTTAGATGCTCAGAAACTAGAG CATGAAAGTCATAGGCATAGCAAAACAAGTGCAGAGACGAGGTATTATGGTGGCGCTGACGATCCAAATAAAATTTCGGAGGATCTTGTTAAGTGTTTGTCCAACATTTTCATGAGAATGGTAAAGAAAGCCGCAGCTGTTACAAAATCTcaagaaaacaataaagatacTACATTCAGGGATCCTTATGGAACTTGCACCAGCTTTAAAAGAAGAGATATTGGTCCATATAAGTATTTTAATGATGTTGAGGCAGCTTCAGTAAAACGAAATAGAATAACGTCGTCAAGTTCCTCTTTGTTTCTTATCCGCCAACTGAA acgTTTGCTTGGAAGACTTTCTTCAGTCAACTTGCAGAAACTTAATCATCAGCAGGAGAAGTTAGCTTTCTGGATTAACGTTTATAACAGCTGCATGATGAAT GGTTTCCTTGAACATGGAATACCAGAGAGCCCTGATATGGTGGCACTAATGCGAAAG GCGACTATAAATGTGGGAGGCCACTCTCTCAACGCATTCACGATCGAACACTTCATCCTACGCTTACCTTACCACTCAAAATAT ATTTCCCCTAAGAgttcaaagaaaaatgaaatggCAGCGAGGAGTAAATTTGGATTGGAATTGTCAGAGCCACTTGTAACATTTGCTCTCTCATGTGGTAGTTGGTCCTCACCCGCT GTACGGGTGTACACTGCTGGTAAAGTAGAGGATGAATTAGAGGTGGCGAAAAGAGAGTATTTGGAAGCATCGGTGGGGATATCCGTGGCGAAAATGGGGATACCAAAACTGATGGATTGGTATAGTCACGACTTTGCAAAGGACACTGGATCATTGCTTGATTGGATTTGCCTTCAGTTGCCTACTGAGTTGAGAAAAGATGCTCTCAACTGTCTTCAGCAAGGGATTTCTCAGCCCCCTTCTACTCTTGTCCATATTGTCTCTTATGACTTCACTTTTAGATACCTTTTTGCCatctga
- the LOC104725213 gene encoding uncharacterized protein LOC104725213 isoform X3, with protein MERAFNRPLGALPRLPPFLPPPVLELLAEVAVLEEEMVRLEEHIVHCRQELYQEGASTSSLIANLKCSADLPKHWQNKSKSASSNATLSREPCSVSERRRGKENKLSANSIKTPVKIMSAAYTQLNKSLDAQKLEHESHRHSKTSAETRYYGGADDPNKISEDLVKCLSNIFMRMVKKAAAVTKSQENNKDTTFRDPYGTCTSFKRRDIGPYKYFNDVEAASVKRNRITSSSSSLFLIRQLKRLLGRLSSVNLQKLNHQQEKLAFWINVYNSCMMNGFLEHGIPESPDMVALMRKATINVGGHSLNAFTIEHFILRLPYHSKYISPKSSKKNEMAARSKFGLELSEPLVTFALSCGSWSSPAVRVYTAGKVEDELEVAKREYLEASVGISVAKMGIPKLMDWYSHDFAKDTGSLLDWICLQLPTELRKDALNCLQQGISQPPSTLVHIVSYDFTFRYLFAI; from the exons ATGGAAAGAGCATTTAACAGACCTCTTGGAGCACTTCCTCGTCTTCCTCCGTTTCTACCTCCACCG GTCTTGGAGTTACTTGCAGAAGTGGCTGTACTCGAAGAGGAAATGGTTCGGTTAGAAGAACATATTGTGCATTGTAGACAAGAATTGTATCAAGAAGGAGCTTCTACATCTTCACTGATAGCAAACTTAAAATGCTCGGCTGATTTGCCTAAGCATTGGCAGAACAAATCCAAGTCAGCTTCCAGTAATGCTACTCTTTCGCGGGAACCGTGTTCTGTTTCAG AGAGGCGTAGGGGTAAAGAGAACAAGTTGAGTGCTAATTCTATCAAAACACCGGTGAAGATTATGTCAGCTGCTTATACACAATTGAATAAGAGTTTAGATGCTCAGAAACTAGAG CATGAAAGTCATAGGCATAGCAAAACAAGTGCAGAGACGAGGTATTATGGTGGCGCTGACGATCCAAATAAAATTTCGGAGGATCTTGTTAAGTGTTTGTCCAACATTTTCATGAGAATGGTAAAGAAAGCCGCAGCTGTTACAAAATCTcaagaaaacaataaagatacTACATTCAGGGATCCTTATGGAACTTGCACCAGCTTTAAAAGAAGAGATATTGGTCCATATAAGTATTTTAATGATGTTGAGGCAGCTTCAGTAAAACGAAATAGAATAACGTCGTCAAGTTCCTCTTTGTTTCTTATCCGCCAACTGAA acgTTTGCTTGGAAGACTTTCTTCAGTCAACTTGCAGAAACTTAATCATCAGCAGGAGAAGTTAGCTTTCTGGATTAACGTTTATAACAGCTGCATGATGAAT GGTTTCCTTGAACATGGAATACCAGAGAGCCCTGATATGGTGGCACTAATGCGAAAG GCGACTATAAATGTGGGAGGCCACTCTCTCAACGCATTCACGATCGAACACTTCATCCTACGCTTACCTTACCACTCAAAATAT ATTTCCCCTAAGAgttcaaagaaaaatgaaatggCAGCGAGGAGTAAATTTGGATTGGAATTGTCAGAGCCACTTGTAACATTTGCTCTCTCATGTGGTAGTTGGTCCTCACCCGCT GTACGGGTGTACACTGCTGGTAAAGTAGAGGATGAATTAGAGGTGGCGAAAAGAGAGTATTTGGAAGCATCGGTGGGGATATCCGTGGCGAAAATGGGGATACCAAAACTGATGGATTGGTATAGTCACGACTTTGCAAAGGACACTGGATCATTGCTTGATTGGATTTGCCTTCAGTTGCCTACTGAGTTGAGAAAAGATGCTCTCAACTGTCTTCAGCAAGGGATTTCTCAGCCCCCTTCTACTCTTGTCCATATTGTCTCTTATGACTTCACTTTTAGATACCTTTTTGCCatctga
- the LOC104728649 gene encoding protein MIZU-KUSSEI 1-like → MPIRSNPFFNMDSSAVLSLLRHTGNSVDSKHSKKSSGSIGGGVLKMFKLIPMLSSGCKMVNLLSRGHRRPLLKDYATTGTIFGFRKGRVFLAIQEDPHCLPMFIIELPMLTSALQKEMASETVRIALESETKTSRKKVLEEYVWGIYCNGRKIGYSIRRKNMSEEETYVIDALRSVSMGAGVLPCKNQYDQETEGEMTSMRARFDRVIGSKDSEALYMINPEGSGQGTELSIYFLRSH, encoded by the coding sequence ATGCCGATCCGATCTAACCCCTTTTTCAATATGGATAGCTCGGCTGTGCTCTCACTCTTGCGGCACACAGGAAATTCCGTGGACTCTAAACATTCGAAGAAATCTTCTGGAAGCATCGGTGGTGGGGTTCTCAAAATGTTCAAGCTCATACCAATGCTATCATCTGGTTGCAAGATGGTTAACTTGTTAAGCCGAGGGCATCGAAGACCCTTACTTAAAGACTACGCAACTACGGGAACAATATTCGGGTTCCGCAAAGGAAGAGTCTTTCTTGCAATACAAGAAGATCCTCATTGCCTACCAATGTTCATCATTGAACTCCCGATGCTGACTTCAGCGCTCCAGAAGGAAATGGCCTCGGAGACTGTGAGGATAGCGTTAGAAAGCGAGACGAAGACATCGAGGAAGAAGGTGTTGGAGGAGTACGTGTGGGGGATTTACTGTAATGGCCGAAAGATCGGGTATTCGATTAGGAGAAAGAACATGAGTGAGGAGGAAACGTATGTGATTGATGCATTGAGAAGTGTTTCTATGGGAGCTGGAGTGTTACCATGCAAGAACCAATATGATCAAGAGACAGAAGGAGAAATGACTTCTATGAGAGCTCGATTCGATAGAGTGATTGGTTCTAAAGACTCTGAAGCATTGTATATGATCAACCCTGAAGGTAGTGGTCAGGGCACAGAGCTTAGTATCTACTTTCTCAGGTCTCATTAA
- the LOC104725214 gene encoding uncharacterized protein LOC104725214, translating to MSRYRLNLLAPPYGEGCIYEALSKDVRPSLEWSLEDGWTVPFSKVGEKRQCAKLMKHLNEVTLNEVSGAESMEDEKQGPSDEVSGAESMEDEKQGPSDEVSGAESKDEEKQRATEKVISDGDLRLNIMESESVEAAVMDLEELIVRFEWLKGKLGPKSSEKASWVYEDYRPSSSRK from the exons ATGAGTCGCTACAG ATTGAATTTGTTGGCTCCACCGTATGGCGAAGGGTGTATCTATGAGGCTCTGTCTAAGGATGTGCGTCCATCATTGGAATGGTCACTTGAAGATGGTTGGACTGTGCCTTTTTCTAAG GTTGGGGAAAAGAGGCAATGTGCTAAGCTAATGAAACATTTGAATGAAG TTACATTAAATGAAGTTAGTGGAGCTGAATCTATGGAAGACGAAAAGCAGGGACCTTCAGATGAAGTAAGTGGAGCTGAATCTATGGAAGACGAAAAGCAGGGACCTTCAGATGAAGTTAGTGGAGCCGAATCTAAAGATGAAGAAAAGCAGAGAGCCACAGAAAAGGTTATTAGCGATGGTGATCTTCGGTTGAACATCATGGAATCAGAGTCTGTGGAAGCTGCTGTCATGGACTTGGAAGAGCTCATTGTTCGTTTCGAGTGGCTGAAAGGCAAGTTAGGTCCTAAATCTTCAGAAAAAGCTTCCTGGGTATATGAGGACTACCGTCCATCCTCCTCAAGAAAGTGA